A region from the Nocardioides plantarum genome encodes:
- a CDS encoding trimeric intracellular cation channel family protein — translation MSGTLVTLDLVGIFVFAISGALVAVRMDLDVFGVLVLAGTTGLGGGFLRDVLIGATPPAALADWRYLVVPVVAGLVTFWFHGVLGRMERRVSVFDAFGLSVFCVAGALKALDYGLGPLPAALMGMVTGIGGGMVRDLLAGRVPVVFRGELYATPALAGAAVAVVGERTDLPVAVVAVAGAAVCLSWRLLAIWRGWQAPKPTGSAAV, via the coding sequence GTGTCCGGCACCCTCGTCACGCTCGACCTCGTCGGCATCTTCGTCTTCGCGATCTCGGGCGCGCTGGTGGCGGTCCGCATGGACCTCGACGTGTTCGGCGTGCTCGTCCTCGCCGGGACGACCGGCCTGGGTGGCGGGTTCCTGCGCGACGTCCTGATCGGGGCCACGCCGCCCGCGGCGCTGGCCGACTGGCGCTACCTGGTGGTCCCCGTGGTCGCGGGACTCGTCACCTTCTGGTTCCACGGCGTGCTCGGCCGGATGGAGCGCCGGGTGTCGGTCTTCGACGCCTTCGGCCTGTCGGTGTTCTGCGTCGCGGGCGCGCTGAAGGCGCTCGACTACGGCCTCGGCCCGCTCCCGGCGGCGCTGATGGGCATGGTCACCGGCATCGGCGGCGGCATGGTCCGCGACCTGCTCGCCGGCCGGGTGCCGGTGGTGTTCCGTGGCGAGCTCTACGCGACCCCGGCCCTCGCCGGAGCGGCGGTCGCCGTCGTCGGGGAGCGCACCGACCTCCCGGTCGCCGTCGTGGCCGTCGCCGGCGCGGCGGTCTGTCTCTCCTGGCGGCTGCTCGCGATCTGGCGCGGCTGGCAGGCACCCAAGCCGACGGGCTCGGCCGCCGTCTGA
- the sepH gene encoding septation protein SepH, with protein MERAEQVVEPVDPALSRRSTPADAEPAIPHELGLSLAGVSDDRTRLLLVDERGGTFTLAVTPSLRAALRGDASRLGQLEIPMTSVLRPKDIQARIRSGETAEQVAQAAQTSVDKIMAFVAPVLAERAHVAERAQRSNVRRSAGESPQGGRTLGEAVESHLRSLNLDPDGVEWDAWKREDGRWALTAGYALPVRTGTAHLTFDVPGNYVVLDDADARWLVGEIVASPAPARDDLSSVRERRLTSIPQDELPLGDDAIELVADAPADLTVGLTPDVTTEESYDDPVEAFLDASPASDDPALRDEAADAAAEEPDPVLTTEPAPEPSEPDEPAGRRTVQKKKGRASVPSWDEIMFGPSDQ; from the coding sequence ATGGAGAGGGCCGAGCAGGTCGTGGAGCCGGTCGACCCCGCTCTGTCGCGTCGCTCCACCCCCGCGGACGCCGAGCCCGCGATCCCCCACGAGCTGGGGCTGAGCCTGGCGGGCGTGAGCGACGACCGCACCCGGCTCCTGCTCGTCGACGAGCGCGGTGGCACCTTCACCCTCGCCGTCACGCCCAGCCTGCGAGCCGCGCTTCGCGGCGATGCCTCACGCCTCGGTCAGTTGGAGATCCCCATGACTAGTGTCCTGCGCCCCAAAGACATCCAGGCTCGGATCAGGTCGGGTGAGACCGCCGAGCAGGTCGCCCAGGCCGCCCAGACCAGCGTCGACAAGATCATGGCGTTCGTCGCCCCCGTGCTCGCCGAGCGCGCCCACGTCGCCGAACGCGCCCAGCGCTCCAACGTGCGCCGCTCCGCCGGCGAGAGCCCCCAGGGCGGCCGCACCCTGGGCGAGGCCGTCGAGTCCCACCTGCGCTCGCTCAACCTCGACCCCGACGGCGTCGAGTGGGACGCCTGGAAGCGCGAGGACGGGCGCTGGGCCCTGACCGCCGGCTACGCCCTGCCCGTGCGCACCGGCACCGCCCACCTCACCTTCGACGTCCCCGGCAACTACGTCGTGCTCGACGACGCCGACGCCCGCTGGCTGGTCGGCGAGATCGTCGCCTCCCCCGCGCCGGCCCGCGACGACCTCAGCTCGGTGCGCGAGCGCCGGCTGACCTCCATCCCCCAGGACGAGCTGCCCCTGGGTGACGACGCCATCGAGCTGGTCGCCGACGCACCGGCCGACCTGACGGTCGGCCTGACGCCCGACGTGACCACCGAGGAGTCGTACGACGACCCGGTCGAGGCGTTCCTCGACGCCTCCCCCGCCTCCGACGACCCTGCGCTGCGCGACGAGGCGGCCGACGCCGCCGCCGAGGAGCCCGACCCCGTCCTCACCACCGAGCCCGCCCCCGAGCCGAGCGAGCCCGACGAGCCGGCCGGCCGGCGTACGGTGCAGAAGAAGAAGGGCCGCGCATCGGTCCCGAGCTGGGACGAGATCATGTTCGGGCCGAGCGACCAGTGA
- a CDS encoding SDR family oxidoreductase, whose protein sequence is MAYFVTGATGFIGRHLVQELVDHREGEIFVLCRAGSIGRLELLMRRWGSDRVVPVVGDLGQPGLGVDEEWVAEHRGGIEHFFHLAAIYDMTADDATNETMNVGGTRHAVELAGALEAGRFHQVSSVAAAGELKGRFDETMFAEGQHLPSPYHRTKYESERIVREESTVPWRVYRPAIVVGHSETGAMDKVDGPYYFFPVMKLLRDRLPAWLPLVGVDLGQTNVVPVDYVAKAMDHLAHLPDRDGEAFHLVNPEPQSTVEMINLFCKAAGAPQFATPASRLPVPAPLRAASLLQAVVKLRPAQLVLDQTLGRVGIPAEVLAHTGFTAVFDSTRTEQALAGSGIAVPDLESYARSLWGYWEEHLDQATGNNAKIRAALAGKHVLITGASSGIGQVTALKVAQAGGIPVLVARGKDKLEETRSVIEMRGGTAHVFACDLSDLESIDRLCEQVTAELPSIDFVINNAGRSIRRSLRLSHDRFHDFERTMQLNYFGAIRLIMGLLPAMEAQRSGHIVNISSIGVQTNPPRFSAYVASKAALDSWSTVVASEVVGNGVTFTNIHMPLVRTPMIAPTKIYDKFPTISPAQAADSVITAMVDKPHEINTPLGNVGAVAHTVAPKLAFRVLNMAYHVFPDSAAAKGQPAAGGTRESEQIMLAKVFKGIHW, encoded by the coding sequence ATGGCCTACTTCGTGACCGGCGCCACAGGGTTCATCGGTCGACACCTCGTGCAGGAGCTCGTCGACCACCGCGAGGGCGAGATCTTCGTGCTGTGCCGGGCCGGCTCGATCGGTCGGCTCGAGCTGCTGATGCGCCGGTGGGGCTCGGACCGGGTCGTCCCCGTCGTGGGCGACCTGGGGCAGCCGGGGCTCGGCGTCGACGAGGAGTGGGTGGCCGAGCACCGCGGTGGCATCGAGCACTTCTTCCACCTCGCCGCGATCTACGACATGACCGCCGACGATGCGACCAACGAGACGATGAACGTCGGCGGCACCCGCCACGCCGTCGAGCTGGCCGGCGCCCTCGAGGCCGGTCGGTTCCACCAGGTGTCGTCGGTGGCCGCCGCAGGCGAGCTCAAGGGGCGCTTCGACGAGACGATGTTCGCCGAGGGCCAGCACCTGCCCTCGCCCTACCACCGCACCAAGTACGAGTCCGAGCGGATCGTGCGCGAGGAGAGCACCGTCCCGTGGCGGGTCTACCGCCCCGCCATCGTCGTGGGTCACTCCGAGACCGGCGCCATGGACAAGGTCGACGGGCCCTACTACTTCTTCCCGGTCATGAAGCTGCTGCGCGACCGGCTGCCGGCCTGGCTGCCGCTGGTCGGTGTCGACCTGGGCCAGACCAACGTGGTCCCGGTCGACTACGTCGCCAAGGCCATGGACCACCTGGCCCACCTGCCCGACCGCGACGGCGAGGCCTTCCACCTGGTCAACCCCGAGCCGCAGTCGACGGTCGAGATGATCAACCTGTTCTGCAAGGCCGCCGGCGCCCCCCAGTTCGCGACGCCGGCGTCGCGGCTGCCCGTGCCGGCCCCCTTGCGCGCGGCCAGCCTGCTGCAGGCAGTGGTCAAGCTGCGCCCGGCGCAGCTCGTGCTCGACCAGACGCTGGGCCGCGTCGGCATCCCCGCCGAGGTGCTCGCCCATACCGGCTTCACCGCGGTCTTCGACTCCACGCGCACCGAGCAGGCCCTGGCCGGCTCGGGCATCGCCGTACCCGACCTCGAGAGCTATGCCCGCTCGCTGTGGGGCTACTGGGAGGAGCACCTGGACCAAGCGACCGGCAACAACGCCAAGATCCGAGCGGCGCTGGCCGGCAAGCACGTGCTGATCACCGGTGCGTCCTCGGGCATCGGCCAGGTCACCGCGCTCAAGGTCGCCCAGGCCGGTGGCATCCCCGTCCTCGTGGCCCGCGGCAAGGACAAGCTCGAGGAGACCCGGTCGGTCATCGAGATGCGTGGCGGCACCGCCCACGTGTTCGCGTGCGACCTGTCCGACCTCGAGTCCATCGACCGGCTCTGCGAGCAGGTCACGGCCGAGCTGCCCTCGATCGACTTCGTGATCAACAACGCCGGCCGGTCCATCCGGCGCTCGCTGCGGCTCAGCCACGACCGGTTCCACGACTTCGAGCGCACCATGCAGCTCAACTACTTCGGGGCGATCCGGCTGATCATGGGCCTGCTTCCCGCGATGGAGGCCCAGAGGTCGGGCCACATCGTCAACATCTCCTCCATCGGCGTGCAGACCAACCCGCCGCGCTTCTCGGCGTACGTCGCCTCGAAGGCCGCGCTCGACTCCTGGAGCACCGTCGTCGCCTCCGAGGTGGTCGGCAACGGCGTCACCTTCACCAACATCCACATGCCGCTGGTGCGGACGCCGATGATCGCCCCGACCAAGATCTACGACAAGTTCCCCACCATCTCGCCGGCGCAGGCGGCCGACTCGGTGATCACCGCGATGGTCGACAAGCCCCACGAGATCAACACCCCGCTCGGCAACGTCGGCGCGGTGGCGCACACCGTGGCGCCCAAGCTGGCGTTCCGGGTGCTCAACATGGCCTACCACGTGTTCCCGGACTCGGCCGCGGCCAAGGGCCAGCCCGCTGCGGGCGGCACCCGCGAGAGCGAGCAGATCATGCTCGCCAAGGTGTTCAAGGGCATCCACTGGTGA
- a CDS encoding metal ABC transporter substrate-binding protein yields the protein MRHIPFLLAGALALSGCSAFGDDTEGTQVAAAFYPLAWVAERVAGDHATVSNLTTPGTEPHDLELTIRETAEIARADLVVHEQGLQPAVDDAVAQNAAGEVVDAAAVVGLEPFDDHGDEHGDDHGDEAHSEDDGHDHDGELDPHFWLDPLKMADLGDHLADDLADIDPAHADDFAANAAALRTDLEGLDRAFSSGLADCERHTIVVSHDAFGYLGRYGIEVAPVAGLTPDAEPTPATLADLQQLIDDEGLTTVFSERLASPRLTRSLADDMGVATAVLDPIEGLTDETADDDYLTLMRGNLAALRKADGCR from the coding sequence ATGCGTCACATCCCGTTCCTGCTCGCCGGGGCGCTCGCGCTCTCGGGCTGCAGCGCGTTCGGTGACGACACCGAGGGCACCCAGGTCGCCGCGGCGTTCTATCCCCTCGCCTGGGTCGCCGAGCGCGTCGCCGGCGACCACGCGACGGTCAGCAACCTGACCACCCCGGGCACCGAGCCCCACGATCTCGAGCTGACGATCCGCGAGACCGCCGAGATCGCCCGGGCCGACCTCGTCGTCCACGAGCAGGGCCTGCAGCCGGCCGTCGACGACGCCGTCGCCCAGAACGCAGCCGGCGAGGTCGTCGACGCGGCCGCGGTGGTCGGGTTGGAGCCGTTCGACGACCACGGCGACGAGCACGGCGACGACCACGGCGACGAGGCGCACTCCGAGGACGACGGCCACGACCACGACGGCGAGCTCGACCCGCACTTCTGGCTCGACCCGCTCAAGATGGCCGACCTGGGCGACCACCTCGCCGACGACCTCGCCGACATCGACCCCGCCCACGCCGACGACTTCGCCGCCAACGCCGCCGCGCTGCGCACCGACCTCGAGGGGCTCGACCGGGCCTTCTCCTCCGGCCTGGCCGACTGCGAGCGCCACACGATCGTGGTCTCGCACGACGCCTTCGGCTACCTGGGGCGCTACGGCATCGAGGTGGCCCCGGTGGCCGGGCTCACGCCCGACGCCGAGCCGACCCCCGCCACGCTCGCCGACCTGCAGCAGCTCATCGACGACGAGGGGCTCACGACCGTCTTCTCCGAGCGTCTCGCCAGCCCGCGGCTCACCCGCTCGCTCGCCGACGACATGGGGGTCGCCACCGCGGTGCTCGACCCGATCGAGGGCCTGACCGACGAGACCGCCGACGACGACTACCTGACCCTGATGCGCGGCAACCTCGCCGCCCTGCGCAAGGCCGACGGATGTCGCTGA
- a CDS encoding metal ABC transporter ATP-binding protein yields the protein MSLTSAPDHPIELTDGAVAIGGRPVLRGIDLTVPHGQFVALLGANGSGKSTLVRALVGLRPLTRGELRLFGTPLASFDAWRRIGFVPQRSGAASGVPASVREVVSSGRLTRRRLLRPLSAADRSAVDEAIALVGLGDRARDGVGTLSGGQQQRVLIARALAGDPELFLLDEPTAGVDLHHQHVLADALGALKSRGTTVVLVAHELGPLAPLVDRTVVMRDGRISHDGPPVVVPDGEPHGPDCGHAHAVRRHDHVPHVASPLERDR from the coding sequence ATGTCGCTGACCTCCGCCCCCGACCACCCGATCGAGCTGACCGACGGGGCCGTCGCGATCGGCGGGCGTCCGGTCCTGCGCGGCATCGACCTGACCGTCCCCCACGGCCAGTTCGTCGCACTGCTCGGTGCCAACGGCTCCGGCAAGTCCACCCTGGTGCGAGCCCTGGTCGGGCTGCGGCCGCTGACCCGCGGCGAGCTGCGGCTCTTCGGCACCCCCCTCGCCTCGTTCGACGCCTGGCGGCGCATCGGGTTCGTGCCCCAGCGCAGCGGCGCGGCGTCCGGCGTGCCCGCGTCGGTGCGCGAGGTCGTCAGCTCCGGCCGCCTCACCCGACGTCGCCTGCTGCGCCCCCTGTCCGCCGCCGACCGCAGCGCCGTCGACGAGGCCATCGCCCTCGTCGGGCTCGGCGACCGGGCCCGCGACGGCGTCGGCACGCTGTCGGGCGGGCAGCAGCAGCGGGTGCTCATCGCACGCGCCCTGGCCGGTGACCCCGAGCTGTTCCTCCTCGACGAGCCCACCGCCGGCGTCGACCTGCACCACCAGCACGTGCTCGCCGACGCGCTCGGCGCCCTGAAGTCGCGCGGCACGACCGTCGTCCTGGTCGCCCACGAGCTCGGCCCCCTGGCCCCGCTGGTCGACCGGACGGTCGTCATGCGCGACGGCCGCATCTCCCACGACGGCCCGCCGGTCGTCGTACCCGACGGCGAGCCGCACGGTCCGGACTGCGGCCACGCCCACGCCGTACGCCGCCACGACCACGTGCCCCACGTGGCCTCTCCCCTGGAGCGCGACCGATGA
- a CDS encoding metal ABC transporter permease, with product MSPAELFSLPFMQRALLAALFTGLAAPAVGTYLVQRRLALMGDGIGHVAVTGVAIGLLTGWSPTWTAVVVAVLGAVAIELIRERGHTNGDVALALLFYGGLAGGVLVTGLGNQSAARLQQYLFGSITTISAGDVVVTMVLAAIVIAVCVGLAPQLFAVAQDAEFAMVAGLRVRSYNLLVAVLAAVSVTVAMRTVGLLLVSALMVVPVATSQQLSRSFRTTIGAAMLLGALASVGGLVVAAFASYRAQVAPGPTIVLLSLLGFAVTWPVAAWLRHRSRLQTPYVDEPLGHEVSDDHEVHDHDHGPECGHVAVPHDDHVDYVHDGHRHAAHDEHYDEH from the coding sequence ATGAGCCCCGCCGAGCTGTTCAGCCTGCCGTTCATGCAGCGGGCCCTGCTGGCCGCGCTCTTCACCGGCCTGGCCGCGCCGGCCGTCGGCACCTACCTGGTGCAGCGCCGGCTCGCGCTGATGGGCGACGGCATCGGGCACGTCGCGGTGACCGGGGTCGCGATCGGGCTGCTGACCGGGTGGTCGCCGACCTGGACGGCCGTGGTCGTCGCGGTCCTCGGCGCGGTCGCGATCGAGCTGATCCGCGAGCGCGGCCACACCAACGGCGACGTGGCGCTCGCGCTGCTGTTCTACGGCGGGCTGGCCGGCGGCGTCCTGGTCACGGGCCTGGGCAACCAGAGCGCAGCGCGCCTCCAGCAGTACCTCTTCGGCTCGATCACCACGATCTCGGCCGGCGACGTCGTCGTCACGATGGTGCTGGCCGCGATCGTGATCGCCGTGTGCGTCGGGCTGGCTCCCCAGCTCTTCGCCGTCGCGCAGGACGCCGAGTTCGCGATGGTGGCCGGACTCCGCGTGCGGTCCTACAACCTGCTCGTCGCCGTGCTCGCGGCCGTCAGCGTCACCGTCGCCATGCGCACGGTCGGCCTGCTGCTCGTCTCCGCGCTGATGGTGGTGCCAGTCGCGACCTCGCAGCAGCTGTCGCGCTCGTTCCGCACGACCATCGGCGCGGCGATGCTCCTCGGCGCGCTCGCCTCGGTCGGCGGCCTGGTGGTCGCGGCGTTCGCGTCCTACCGCGCCCAGGTCGCACCCGGCCCCACGATCGTCCTGCTGTCGCTGCTGGGCTTCGCCGTGACCTGGCCCGTCGCAGCGTGGCTGCGGCACCGCAGTCGCCTGCAGACGCCGTACGTCGACGAGCCGCTCGGACACGAGGTGAGCGACGACCACGAGGTGCACGACCACGACCACGGGCCCGAGTGCGGCCACGTCGCCGTACCCCACGACGACCACGTCGACTACGTCCACGACGGGCACCGGCACGCCGCGCACGACGAGCACTACGACGAGCACTGA
- a CDS encoding isoprenyl transferase, which yields MKRAVRPPTPHPSGARPPAIPAQFVPKHVAIVMDGNGRWAKERGLPRTRGHEAGESSLFDVVEGAIEIGVKAVSAYAFSTENWTRSPEEVKFLMGFNRDVIRRRRDEMHELGVRVRWAGRAPRLWKSVIKELQVAEELTRDNDVLTLTMCVNYGGRAELADAARSIAREVAAGRLNPDKVDEKTFAKHLYVPEQAEADLVWRTSGEQRLSNFVLWQAAYAEMVFTDILWPDVDRLALWRAIEIYAERDRRYGRA from the coding sequence GTGAAGCGTGCCGTACGTCCCCCCACCCCGCACCCGTCCGGGGCTCGACCGCCGGCGATCCCGGCGCAGTTCGTGCCGAAGCACGTCGCGATCGTGATGGACGGCAACGGGCGCTGGGCCAAGGAGCGTGGGCTGCCGCGGACCCGAGGGCACGAGGCGGGGGAGTCCTCGCTGTTCGACGTGGTCGAGGGGGCGATCGAGATCGGCGTCAAGGCCGTCTCGGCCTACGCGTTCTCGACCGAGAACTGGACGAGGTCTCCTGAGGAGGTCAAGTTCCTCATGGGCTTCAACCGCGACGTCATTCGTCGGCGGCGCGACGAGATGCACGAGCTCGGGGTCCGGGTGCGATGGGCCGGACGCGCGCCCCGGCTGTGGAAGTCGGTGATCAAGGAGCTCCAGGTCGCCGAGGAGCTCACCCGCGACAACGACGTGCTCACGCTGACGATGTGCGTCAACTACGGCGGTCGCGCCGAGCTCGCTGACGCCGCCCGCTCCATCGCGCGCGAGGTCGCGGCCGGCAGGCTCAACCCCGACAAGGTCGACGAGAAGACCTTCGCCAAGCACCTCTACGTGCCCGAGCAGGCCGAGGCCGACCTCGTGTGGCGGACCTCCGGCGAGCAGCGCCTGTCCAACTTCGTGCTGTGGCAGGCGGCGTACGCCGAGATGGTCTTCACCGACATCCTGTGGCCCGACGTCGATCGGCTCGCGCTGTGGCGGGCGATCGAGATCTACGCCGAGCGCGACCGGCGCTACGGCCGGGCCTGA
- a CDS encoding M15 family metallopeptidase, which translates to MTWDDVVLMSDPAVVSIPVADSDAALVDTDGLIAFTGETTDARHLRQPVLDRLVDAAAALPDDLVLALNEGWRPPALQRFYFERYAARLRTERPGLTEVEAHRLASRFVSPPEIAPHTAGAAVDVLLTTNDGQVLDLGCPIDASPEASDGRCYTHHPGIGHEARLLRLELHRAMSGAGLINYPTEWWHWSWGDRYWAHATKAPHAVLGPVAV; encoded by the coding sequence ATGACCTGGGACGACGTGGTGCTGATGTCCGATCCCGCCGTGGTGTCGATCCCGGTCGCCGATTCGGACGCTGCGTTGGTCGACACCGACGGACTCATCGCGTTCACCGGCGAGACGACCGACGCCCGTCACCTGCGGCAGCCCGTGCTCGACCGACTCGTCGACGCAGCGGCCGCACTCCCCGACGACCTCGTGCTCGCCCTCAACGAGGGCTGGCGTCCGCCTGCCCTGCAGCGCTTCTACTTCGAGCGCTACGCCGCACGCCTGCGCACCGAGCGACCCGGCCTCACCGAGGTCGAGGCACACCGACTCGCCAGCCGCTTCGTGTCTCCTCCGGAGATCGCCCCGCACACGGCCGGAGCAGCCGTCGACGTGCTGCTGACGACTAACGACGGACAGGTTCTCGACCTGGGGTGCCCGATCGACGCCTCGCCCGAGGCGTCGGACGGACGCTGCTACACCCACCACCCCGGCATTGGGCACGAGGCACGGCTCCTACGCCTCGAGCTGCACCGGGCGATGAGTGGGGCCGGCCTGATCAACTACCCCACCGAGTGGTGGCACTGGTCGTGGGGCGACCGCTACTGGGCTCACGCGACGAAGGCCCCGCACGCCGTCCTCGGACCGGTCGCGGTCTGA
- a CDS encoding serine hydrolase domain-containing protein produces MDVAPLRAAAGHAVVGTSVDRVRESVGIGRATTASSFRVASLTKPLTAVAVLRATQRAGIGLDAPVLDVLPGLRADWAADRDLTIAEVLAQTSGLAPTVSGDDIARLGDHDGVALDAARLVVRAGSIRSPGLRWEYYNGNYFLAGALVATLTGEPFEEAVESLVLRPWGLASTSFAVPPDLTPGDDRGRRVAGTAYPRGRRPSGGLCSTVEDVLSFGEHLLDEPDLLEPTRTARTRAGDPMRYGLGWALGPSGQLYLNGRLPGYRAALLLVPAAHLVGVVLAADSASLPAAARILSDLQRDHTGDDLTLAIDTFAA; encoded by the coding sequence GTGGACGTCGCCCCGCTTCGCGCAGCGGCGGGGCACGCGGTCGTCGGCACGAGTGTGGACAGGGTCAGGGAGTCCGTGGGCATCGGCCGCGCCACCACCGCGTCGTCCTTTCGAGTCGCGTCACTGACCAAGCCCCTCACCGCCGTTGCCGTCCTCCGGGCGACGCAGCGTGCCGGCATCGGTCTGGACGCGCCGGTGCTCGACGTGCTGCCCGGGCTGAGGGCGGACTGGGCTGCTGATCGCGACCTCACCATCGCCGAGGTGCTGGCGCAGACCTCGGGGCTCGCACCGACCGTCTCCGGGGACGACATCGCCCGCCTCGGGGACCACGACGGAGTCGCCCTCGACGCCGCCCGGCTCGTCGTCCGAGCCGGCAGCATCCGTTCGCCCGGACTGCGCTGGGAGTACTACAACGGCAACTACTTCCTGGCCGGTGCGCTGGTCGCGACCCTGACGGGCGAGCCCTTCGAGGAGGCGGTGGAGAGCCTGGTCCTGAGGCCGTGGGGGCTCGCCAGCACGTCGTTCGCCGTCCCGCCGGACCTCACGCCCGGCGACGACCGGGGACGACGGGTCGCAGGCACGGCCTACCCTCGCGGCCGGCGACCCAGCGGCGGCCTGTGCTCGACGGTGGAGGACGTGCTGTCGTTCGGTGAGCACCTCCTCGACGAGCCGGACCTCCTGGAGCCGACGCGGACCGCGCGCACCCGGGCGGGAGACCCGATGAGGTACGGCCTGGGATGGGCCCTCGGTCCGTCCGGTCAGCTGTACCTCAACGGTCGGCTGCCCGGCTACCGCGCTGCGCTCCTGCTCGTCCCCGCAGCCCACCTCGTCGGCGTCGTGCTGGCCGCCGACTCGGCGAGCCTGCCCGCGGCAGCACGGATCCTCAGCGACCTGCAACGCGACCACACCGGGGACGACCTGACCCTGGCGATCGACACCTTCGCCGCCTGA
- a CDS encoding PadR family transcriptional regulator — translation MSIPHGLLALLDRGPMYGYQLRAEFEHTTGSTWPLNIGQVYSTLARLERDGQVSALDVDGEGRQRYQLTDLGRETVRTWWTRPITLGDRPRDELAIKLALAAATPDLDVRSVVQAQRTSTMQRLQELTRLKRDGEGDDLAWTLVLDNLRFMAEAELRWLDHCELTLTRVRPATASRPTTVPAPTKETAR, via the coding sequence ATGAGCATCCCGCACGGCCTCCTGGCCCTCCTCGACCGTGGCCCCATGTACGGCTACCAGCTGCGTGCCGAGTTCGAGCACACCACCGGGTCCACCTGGCCGCTCAACATCGGCCAGGTCTACTCGACGCTGGCCCGGCTCGAGCGCGACGGACAGGTGAGCGCCCTGGACGTCGACGGGGAGGGCCGCCAGCGCTACCAGCTCACCGACCTCGGCCGGGAGACCGTGCGCACCTGGTGGACCCGACCGATCACGCTCGGCGACCGGCCCCGCGACGAGCTCGCGATCAAGCTCGCCCTGGCCGCCGCGACACCGGACCTCGACGTCCGCTCCGTGGTGCAGGCCCAGCGCACCTCGACCATGCAGCGGCTCCAGGAGCTGACCCGCCTGAAGCGTGACGGTGAGGGCGACGACCTCGCGTGGACCCTCGTGCTCGACAACCTGCGCTTCATGGCCGAGGCCGAGCTGCGGTGGCTCGACCACTGCGAGCTGACCCTCACCCGAGTCCGCCCCGCGACCGCTTCCCGCCCCACCACCGTCCCCGCCCCCACGAAGGAGACCGCCCGATGA
- a CDS encoding ABC transporter ATP-binding protein translates to MNALSLVDVDRIHGTGNAAVHALRGLTIHVAVGELVAVMGPSGSGKSTLLNLAGGLDRATAGQVLVDGVELGDLAPRDLARLRRHKVGYVFQDFNLIPSLTAAENVALPLELDGVRARVARGHACEALADVGLADLADRLPQDMSGGQQQRVAIARAVVGERTLILADEPTGALDSGTGEQVMRLLRERCARGVAALLVTHDAGHAAWADRVVFLRDGAAVDDTGQSAGPESLLAEV, encoded by the coding sequence ATGAACGCCCTCTCCCTGGTCGACGTCGACCGCATCCACGGCACCGGCAACGCCGCCGTCCACGCGCTGCGCGGTCTGACCATCCACGTCGCTGTCGGCGAGCTGGTGGCGGTGATGGGGCCCAGCGGGTCCGGCAAGTCGACCCTGCTCAACCTCGCCGGTGGCCTCGACCGCGCGACGGCCGGGCAGGTGCTCGTCGACGGGGTCGAGCTCGGCGACCTGGCACCGCGCGACCTGGCCAGGCTGCGACGGCACAAGGTCGGCTACGTGTTCCAGGACTTCAACCTCATCCCGTCGCTCACGGCGGCCGAGAACGTCGCGCTCCCCCTCGAGCTGGACGGCGTGCGCGCCCGGGTCGCGCGCGGCCACGCCTGCGAGGCGCTGGCCGACGTCGGCCTGGCCGACCTGGCCGACCGGCTGCCTCAGGACATGTCCGGCGGGCAGCAGCAGCGGGTCGCGATCGCCCGTGCGGTGGTCGGCGAGCGCACCCTCATCCTGGCCGACGAGCCGACCGGCGCCCTCGACTCGGGCACCGGGGAGCAGGTGATGCGTCTGCTCCGTGAGCGTTGCGCTCGCGGGGTCGCGGCCCTCCTGGTGACCCACGACGCCGGCCACGCGGCCTGGGCCGACCGGGTCGTCTTCCTGCGCGACGGTGCCGCAGTCGACGACACCGGCCAGTCGGCTGGGCCCGAGTCGCTGCTCGCGGAGGTCTGA